The following proteins are encoded in a genomic region of Amycolatopsis sulphurea:
- a CDS encoding riboflavin kinase: MSDESYFVVRGPVEPGDQRGRELGFPTANIALRDQRGELGDGVWAGWAERPDGTRVAAAVSVGRRPTYYGADGYRLVEAFLLDFEGDLYGETLTVWLGSHLREQKAYGSAGELIEALAHDVQETRDWVSGHPAAALPALGTPPPDGEVRRVG; encoded by the coding sequence ATGTCGGACGAGAGCTACTTCGTGGTCCGTGGCCCTGTCGAGCCGGGCGACCAGCGCGGCCGTGAGCTGGGCTTTCCCACGGCCAACATCGCACTGCGCGACCAGCGCGGCGAACTCGGCGACGGGGTGTGGGCCGGGTGGGCCGAACGTCCGGACGGCACCCGCGTGGCCGCCGCGGTGTCCGTCGGCCGTCGCCCCACTTACTATGGCGCCGACGGGTACCGGCTGGTCGAGGCGTTCCTGCTGGACTTCGAGGGCGATCTGTACGGCGAGACGCTCACCGTCTGGCTGGGCAGTCACCTGCGGGAGCAGAAAGCCTACGGCTCAGCCGGGGAGCTGATTGAGGCGCTCGCGCACGATGTCCAGGAGACGCGCGACTGGGTATCGGGGCATCCGGCCGCAGCGCTGCCCGCACTCGGCACTCCGCCACCGGACGGCGAGGTCCGGCGGGTCGGCTGA
- a CDS encoding DUF5134 domain-containing protein — MSLAWSFTVLCALLALPCVLRLVRLDYVRLGPGVRAGDLAELLLVIAMVAMLSPVGGPIPAAGWQAVLGLAVGWLGVSWLRERRSCQPSGCGHHALSALAMLYMVSAMPQHGTAHGPWLTMSTMDTGLAWPAAAVLATYFAADALRAGAQAMRLRGTESLPGHASRTWCRAAMGAGMGYLLLAAA, encoded by the coding sequence CTGTCATTGGCCTGGTCGTTCACGGTGCTGTGTGCGCTGCTCGCGCTGCCGTGCGTGCTTCGCTTGGTACGGCTCGATTACGTGCGCCTCGGCCCCGGTGTACGCGCCGGCGATCTTGCGGAACTACTGCTCGTGATCGCCATGGTGGCCATGCTCTCGCCGGTCGGCGGGCCGATTCCGGCGGCTGGCTGGCAGGCCGTGCTCGGGCTCGCCGTAGGCTGGCTCGGGGTCTCCTGGTTGCGCGAGCGCCGCTCCTGCCAGCCGTCCGGCTGTGGGCACCACGCGCTGTCCGCGCTCGCCATGCTGTACATGGTGAGCGCGATGCCCCAGCACGGCACGGCACACGGCCCCTGGCTCACTATGTCCACAATGGACACCGGCCTGGCCTGGCCGGCGGCTGCGGTGCTGGCCACCTACTTCGCAGCGGACGCACTCCGCGCCGGAGCACAGGCGATGCGACTGCGTGGCACCGAGTCGCTGCCCGGTCACGCCTCCCGCACGTGGTGCCGAGCCGCGATGGGTGCCGGGATGGGCTACCTGCTGCTGGCCGCGGCCTGA
- a CDS encoding trypco2 family protein — MHVTATGVPVSSLVDAVKAAVRDAGISSADPGRTVRVTAVQLTLNAIATTGSGARLEFKIPFVGMTVKLGTTLTTKDTHAIDITLVPPDLAPAHEIRDGTVDQVLVDAITTIMTVLAVAGGGEDPFVLKESTVELSFTVTEDGSISLGLDTETKDELSHKLKITVAPVG, encoded by the coding sequence ATGCACGTCACGGCGACCGGGGTACCGGTCAGCAGTCTGGTGGACGCGGTCAAGGCCGCGGTGCGCGACGCCGGCATCTCGAGCGCGGACCCCGGCCGGACCGTCCGGGTCACCGCGGTCCAGCTGACCCTGAACGCGATCGCGACGACCGGTTCGGGCGCGCGGCTGGAGTTCAAGATCCCGTTCGTCGGGATGACCGTCAAGCTCGGCACCACGTTGACCACAAAGGACACCCACGCGATCGATATCACTTTGGTGCCACCGGACCTCGCGCCCGCACACGAGATCCGCGACGGCACCGTCGACCAGGTGCTGGTGGATGCGATCACCACGATCATGACCGTGCTCGCGGTCGCCGGCGGTGGCGAAGACCCGTTCGTGCTGAAGGAAAGCACGGTGGAACTCTCGTTCACCGTGACCGAGGACGGGTCGATCTCGCTGGGTCTCGATACCGAGACCAAGGACGAGCTGTCGCACAAGCTCAAGATCACCGTCGCGCCGGTCGGCTGA
- a CDS encoding CHAT domain-containing protein yields MDTRLGASETSHRLSPAGDPAPEGDVEPAPASHPRHLVAGLPSRAALGTEISLLVRVATDPGPWSASVLLDRLAGATAISLLVQPSTGLVPLGAPEQRLTVPPHGESEPVRFVFRTEQPGLHGVRLMAFAGGTFLAELETQVSVEPGGPAGQPEWARSGPLDVRARRGEVTLQVRSLGGQTVFQLLSDAYLFEPVLAQGAAGDASAAIERAITTLKQLAQGRGPYTGSMARRWMAETGVGLWQAMVPHVLQDQFWQIREHISAFSIATDFDVVPWELLYPLRPGADDGFLVEQFPVLRRVFGQARNAQLAVTPCTYVTSEPAPTDAQEEVDALRRVLGPGASLGDLGALLDLIAAGPRGGLHFACHNTFTPEDGASVAMRGGPFVPGLLNSAAVRQSLAGHRPLVFLNACRTAGNALEFSRMIGWAQQFMAAGAGAFVGTLWPVRSRSARVFAETFYGSLQDGATLGNALGWARRAAVHDDPDPSWLAYTAYGDPEATAFPPA; encoded by the coding sequence GTGGACACCAGGCTGGGCGCGAGCGAGACTTCCCACCGGCTCAGCCCTGCTGGCGATCCGGCGCCGGAGGGCGACGTCGAGCCCGCTCCGGCGTCCCACCCTCGCCATCTGGTCGCCGGGCTGCCCAGCCGGGCCGCGCTGGGTACCGAGATCAGCCTCCTCGTGCGCGTCGCGACCGATCCCGGGCCGTGGTCCGCCTCGGTACTCCTTGATCGGCTGGCCGGGGCCACCGCGATTTCCCTGCTGGTGCAACCTTCCACGGGCCTCGTCCCGCTCGGTGCGCCGGAGCAGCGACTCACGGTGCCGCCGCACGGGGAGTCCGAACCGGTCCGGTTCGTGTTCCGGACCGAGCAGCCCGGTCTGCACGGCGTGCGTTTGATGGCCTTCGCCGGCGGCACCTTCCTCGCCGAGCTGGAGACCCAGGTTTCGGTGGAGCCGGGCGGCCCGGCCGGACAGCCCGAATGGGCCAGGTCAGGGCCACTGGACGTGCGGGCTCGCCGCGGCGAGGTGACGTTGCAGGTCCGGTCGCTCGGCGGGCAGACCGTCTTCCAGTTGCTGTCCGACGCCTACTTGTTCGAGCCGGTCCTCGCGCAGGGCGCGGCCGGTGACGCGAGCGCGGCCATCGAACGAGCGATCACGACGCTGAAACAACTCGCACAGGGCCGTGGCCCCTACACCGGAAGCATGGCCCGGCGCTGGATGGCCGAGACCGGCGTCGGGCTGTGGCAGGCGATGGTGCCGCACGTGCTGCAGGACCAGTTCTGGCAGATTCGCGAGCACATTTCGGCGTTCTCGATCGCCACCGACTTCGACGTGGTGCCGTGGGAACTGCTGTACCCGTTGCGCCCCGGCGCGGACGACGGGTTCTTGGTGGAGCAGTTCCCCGTGCTTCGCCGGGTTTTCGGCCAGGCCCGCAACGCCCAGCTCGCGGTGACCCCGTGCACCTACGTGACTTCGGAACCGGCCCCGACCGACGCGCAGGAGGAAGTCGATGCCCTCCGGCGGGTCCTCGGCCCCGGTGCGTCCCTCGGCGACTTGGGCGCTCTGCTCGATCTGATCGCCGCCGGCCCCCGCGGTGGTCTGCATTTCGCCTGTCACAACACGTTCACTCCGGAAGACGGCGCGTCCGTCGCGATGCGTGGCGGCCCGTTCGTGCCGGGGTTGCTCAACAGCGCGGCCGTCCGGCAGAGCCTCGCCGGGCACCGCCCGCTGGTGTTCCTCAACGCCTGCCGGACTGCGGGCAACGCGCTGGAGTTCAGCCGGATGATCGGCTGGGCACAGCAGTTCATGGCAGCCGGCGCGGGGGCGTTCGTCGGCACGTTGTGGCCGGTCCGCAGCCGGAGCGCCCGGGTGTTCGCGGAGACGTTCTACGGTTCCCTGCAGGATGGCGCCACACTCGGCAACGCGCTCGGCTGGGCGCGCCGGGCGGCCGTTCACGATGATCCCGATCCCAGCTGGCTCGCCTACACCGCCTACGGTGATCCGGAAGCGACGGCGTTCCCGCCCGCTTGA
- a CDS encoding Uma2 family endonuclease: protein MFAHGDRLTRRDLETISDERHRYELVDGTLLVSPSPRPLHQRVVARLLAALTPVCPADCEVLPAPVDVVLDEFTVLIPDVVVGRRETFTERALVGVPVLAVEVVSPSSRHIDHHLKPARLAAAGCPYYWVVEPTEPTLSCFRLVDGGYVLDAEATGEQVARLDRPYRLDLCPAELVSSH from the coding sequence ATGTTCGCACATGGCGACCGTCTCACCCGTCGGGACCTGGAGACGATCTCGGATGAACGCCACCGGTATGAACTGGTGGACGGGACGCTACTGGTGAGCCCGTCCCCGCGTCCGCTGCATCAGCGGGTGGTCGCGCGCCTCCTCGCCGCGCTCACCCCGGTCTGTCCTGCGGACTGCGAGGTGCTGCCCGCTCCCGTGGACGTAGTGCTGGACGAGTTCACCGTGCTGATCCCGGACGTGGTCGTGGGCCGCCGGGAGACCTTCACCGAACGGGCGCTGGTCGGCGTCCCGGTGCTGGCCGTCGAGGTGGTCTCGCCCTCCAGCCGGCACATCGACCACCACCTCAAGCCAGCCCGTCTCGCCGCGGCGGGCTGCCCGTACTACTGGGTGGTCGAACCCACCGAGCCCACACTGAGCTGCTTCCGCCTCGTCGACGGTGGTTACGTGCTGGACGCCGAGGCCACCGGCGAGCAGGTGGCCCGGCTCGACCGGCCGTACCGGCTGGACCTGTGCCCGGCGGAGCTGGTCTCCAGCCACTGA
- a CDS encoding TIGR04141 family sporadically distributed protein: MSPSAPSRPVSLFRLDGGAPDHELLVPLTPEQISTDIPVRLSGTHARLVAGAFRTEAPHWLPHAEALTGSTLELSSMLPFAVLLVPRPPWWYAVTWGAGHLVLNDDHVEPGFGLRFGIRRLDPFALGLVASAALDVSARATQISIPGGGELSAFRLEPYGELVQRIAGSADLTDLTYGRVTGKRHRIRVGTSLWAPLAKDPEAFLADLDAVAAVVDEPDEDSALRFVSQTRPLDRHHPIVPELERRLAGALGCDGGELGLAWPPGAGPDAENAGSFLVTALGAGGPLHVPGRLEPEHLTARLASIPEDRRLKALRAGRITPCADEAGAEPTGAPLPAAKWLAYETTVEHTRYVFHQGRWYRIGETYVAQMREQVSDLLARRHQWPAVTWKPSGAPDDEHRYCRLVAEQPGYVCLDRDVASTPLHPRFELCDLLGPEDELIHVKWLGRATAASHLYTQALVSAEALHDEPQAMAQLADKVSTSDPGRVLSGAPDTVVLAAAGRSWHVDELFTLSQVALLRLDRALRALRATLAFADIPYTAKKKVSARRIPKQRRGGTRR; the protein is encoded by the coding sequence ATGTCTCCGTCCGCACCGAGCAGGCCGGTGTCGTTGTTCCGCCTCGACGGCGGTGCCCCGGACCACGAACTGCTGGTTCCGTTGACTCCGGAGCAGATCAGCACGGACATCCCGGTCCGGCTTTCCGGGACCCACGCCCGCCTGGTGGCCGGCGCGTTCCGCACCGAGGCCCCGCATTGGCTGCCGCACGCGGAAGCGCTCACCGGCAGCACGCTCGAACTGTCCTCGATGCTGCCGTTCGCGGTCCTGCTGGTGCCCCGCCCGCCGTGGTGGTACGCGGTCACCTGGGGCGCCGGGCATCTGGTGCTCAACGACGACCACGTCGAGCCGGGTTTCGGGCTGCGCTTCGGCATCCGCCGGCTGGACCCGTTCGCGCTCGGGCTGGTGGCGAGCGCGGCACTGGACGTGTCCGCGCGGGCCACGCAGATCTCCATCCCCGGCGGCGGCGAGCTGTCCGCGTTCCGGCTGGAGCCCTACGGCGAACTGGTGCAGCGCATCGCCGGTTCGGCCGATCTGACCGACCTCACCTACGGCCGGGTGACCGGCAAACGGCACCGCATCCGCGTCGGCACGTCGTTGTGGGCGCCGCTGGCCAAGGATCCCGAAGCATTCCTGGCCGATCTCGACGCGGTCGCCGCGGTGGTCGACGAGCCGGACGAGGATTCCGCGCTGCGGTTCGTCTCCCAGACCCGGCCGCTGGACCGGCACCACCCAATCGTGCCGGAGCTGGAACGGCGGCTCGCCGGCGCGCTCGGCTGCGACGGCGGGGAGCTCGGCCTCGCCTGGCCGCCCGGGGCCGGGCCGGACGCGGAGAACGCCGGCTCGTTCCTGGTGACCGCGCTCGGCGCGGGCGGTCCGTTGCACGTGCCGGGGCGGCTCGAACCGGAGCACCTCACCGCGCGGCTGGCGAGTATTCCGGAGGACCGGCGGCTCAAGGCGTTGCGAGCAGGACGGATCACGCCCTGCGCCGACGAAGCCGGGGCAGAGCCGACCGGCGCGCCGCTGCCCGCCGCGAAGTGGCTCGCCTACGAAACCACCGTCGAGCACACGCGTTACGTCTTCCACCAGGGCCGCTGGTACCGCATCGGCGAGACCTACGTTGCCCAGATGCGCGAGCAGGTAAGCGATCTGCTGGCGCGGCGTCATCAGTGGCCGGCAGTGACTTGGAAACCCAGCGGTGCACCGGATGACGAGCATCGGTACTGCCGGCTCGTCGCGGAACAACCCGGGTACGTCTGCCTGGACCGCGACGTCGCAAGCACGCCACTGCACCCGCGGTTCGAACTGTGCGATCTCTTGGGCCCCGAAGACGAGCTGATCCACGTGAAATGGCTGGGCCGGGCGACGGCGGCGAGCCACCTGTACACCCAGGCGCTGGTCTCAGCCGAAGCACTGCACGACGAACCGCAGGCCATGGCACAGCTGGCCGACAAAGTGTCCACTTCGGACCCCGGACGGGTGCTCTCCGGCGCGCCGGACACCGTCGTGCTGGCCGCTGCGGGCCGTTCCTGGCACGTGGACGAGCTGTTCACCCTGTCGCAGGTGGCGTTGCTGCGCCTGGACCGCGCCCTGCGAGCGTTGCGGGCGACCCTGGCGTTCGCGGACATTCCTTACACGGCCAAGAAAAAGGTGTCCGCGCGACGGATCCCGAAGCAACGACGGGGCGGCACCCGCCGCTGA
- a CDS encoding WS/DGAT/MGAT family O-acyltransferase — translation MQRLSGLDASFLCLETPSQLLHVCGLLTLDGTTMPGGYSFPEFERRLAERVAVIPAFRRKLHNPLWNLSHPVWVEDEDFDLDNHLHRVGLPAPGGDRELAELCAHLAGQQLDRAHPLWQCSVIEGPEDRVAVLIKMHHASVDGVGGASLITYLAGFAPDAPVPEIPDAGHDTGLPTRVRMLWESADVLLRRPAEIARLLPRWLGKALHGKGMPVPFTAPRTSLNGTITGHRSVAFAQLELAEVKRVKNAFGVTVNDVVLALVSGALRQFLLGRGELPEDPLVGTVPVSVHERTERDRGSNRVSAFFVSLPTHLADPAARVFFLAEANRLAKDHHHDISADLLADWAQFSPAAVFGLGVRAYSALRLAERHPVVHNLIVSNVPGPPMPLYLLGARVTGLYPLGPVFHGAGLNVTVLSCDGKIGVGLLGAKELVKDLWPLADALPEALRELLVATPG, via the coding sequence ATGCAGAGATTGAGCGGCCTCGACGCGAGTTTTCTTTGTCTGGAGACCCCGTCGCAGCTGCTGCACGTCTGCGGACTGCTCACGCTGGACGGGACGACCATGCCCGGCGGGTATTCGTTCCCGGAATTCGAACGACGGCTCGCGGAGCGCGTCGCGGTGATCCCGGCGTTCCGCCGCAAACTGCACAATCCGCTCTGGAACCTCAGCCATCCGGTGTGGGTCGAGGACGAGGACTTCGACCTGGACAACCATCTGCACCGGGTCGGCCTGCCCGCGCCGGGCGGTGATCGCGAGCTGGCCGAGCTGTGCGCGCATCTTGCTGGTCAGCAGCTCGATCGCGCGCATCCGCTGTGGCAGTGCTCCGTGATCGAAGGCCCCGAGGACCGCGTGGCCGTGCTGATCAAGATGCACCACGCCAGTGTGGACGGGGTCGGCGGAGCCAGCCTGATCACCTACCTCGCCGGATTCGCACCGGACGCGCCGGTGCCGGAGATCCCGGACGCCGGGCACGACACCGGCCTGCCGACGCGGGTGCGAATGCTGTGGGAGAGCGCGGATGTACTGCTGCGCCGCCCGGCGGAGATCGCCCGGCTGCTGCCGCGCTGGCTCGGCAAGGCGTTGCACGGCAAGGGAATGCCGGTGCCGTTCACCGCGCCGCGCACTTCGCTCAACGGGACGATCACCGGCCACCGCTCGGTCGCCTTCGCGCAGCTCGAGCTGGCCGAGGTGAAGCGCGTGAAGAACGCGTTCGGGGTCACCGTGAACGACGTGGTGCTGGCGCTGGTTTCCGGTGCGCTGCGCCAGTTTCTGCTCGGCCGTGGCGAGTTGCCGGAGGACCCGCTGGTGGGCACCGTGCCGGTGTCGGTGCACGAGCGGACCGAACGCGATCGCGGCAGCAACCGGGTGTCCGCGTTCTTCGTGTCGCTGCCCACGCACCTGGCCGATCCGGCGGCGCGGGTGTTCTTCCTGGCCGAGGCGAACCGGCTGGCGAAGGACCATCATCACGACATCAGTGCGGACCTGCTCGCCGATTGGGCGCAGTTCTCCCCGGCGGCGGTGTTCGGCCTCGGCGTGCGGGCGTACTCGGCGCTCCGGCTGGCCGAACGGCATCCGGTGGTGCACAACCTGATCGTCTCGAACGTGCCAGGCCCGCCGATGCCGTTGTACCTGCTCGGCGCGCGGGTCACCGGGCTCTACCCGCTGGGGCCGGTCTTCCACGGCGCCGGGCTGAACGTCACGGTGTTGTCCTGCGACGGAAAGATCGGCGTAGGGCTGCTGGGGGCGAAGGAGCTGGTCAAGGATCTGTGGCCGCTCGCCGACGCGCTGCCGGAGGCGTTGCGGGAGCTGCTCGTGGCCACGCCCGGCTGA